The Impatiens glandulifera chromosome 3, dImpGla2.1, whole genome shotgun sequence genome contains a region encoding:
- the LOC124932872 gene encoding peptidyl-prolyl cis-trans isomerase Pin1-like, protein MATMKVSASHILIKHQGSRRKASWKDPEGRIISITTRDAAVDQLKSIREDIISGKANFQDIASRVSDCSSAKSGGDLGSFGRGQMQKPFEEATYGLEVGEMSDIVDTDSGVHIIMRTA, encoded by the exons ATGGCGACGATGAAAGTGAGCGCATCACATATACTAATCAAGCATCAAGGTTCACGACGCAAGGCGTCTTGGAAAGATCCAGAAGGCCGTATCATCTCCATTACCACTAGAGATGCTGCCGTCGATCAGCTCAAGTCCATCCGCGAAGATATCATCTCCGGAAAAGCAAATTTCCAGGACATTGCATCTCGCGTCTCCGATTGCAGCTCCGCCAAGAGCGGTGGCGATCTCG GTAGTTTTGGTAGGGGGCAAATGCAGAAACCTTTTGAAGAAGCGACATATGGTTTGGAGGTCGGTGAAATGAGCGACATTGTGGACACCGATAGTGGTGTCCACATTATAATGAGAACagcatga